TCAAGCTCGATGCCGAATACCCGACCTTCACCCACAACCTGCTGGAAATCGCGTACCCCCATTACCTGGCGCCAACACCGTCGATGACCGTGGTGCAATTTCAGGCAGACCCCGATGAAGGCTCACTGAGCAGCGGCTTCCCGTTGCCCCGGGATACGGTTCTGCGCGCAGCCCTGGGTCGCGAAAGCCAAACCTGCTGTGAGTACCGCTCCGCCCATGCGGTGACGTTGTGGCCATTGCAGGTCAGCCAGGCCGAGTACTTCGGCAACCCGTCCGCCGTGCTCGGGCGCCTGGCCGCCAGTGCCCCCAAGGCCAAGGCTGGCCTGCGCCTGACCCTGCGCACCGGTGCCGAACTGCCGTTCAACAGTCTGGCCCTGGACAACCTGCCGCTGTACCTCAACGGCGCCGACGAACAACCCTTTCGCCTCTACGAACAGTTGCTGGGTAACGCCTGCGCCGTCTTCGCCCGTCAGCCCGGCGGCGATTGGGTAGAACGCCTGCCCCAGGATGCACTGCGCTCCGTGGGGTTCGACGATACCGACGCCGCGCTGCCCGTGGTGTCGCGAGCCTTCCAGGGCTATCGCCTGTTGCAGGAATACTTCGCCCTGCCCCGCCGCTTTCTGTTTGTCGACTTCACCGGGTTGAGCCGGGCGGTCAAACGCTGCCAGGGCCAGGAGCTGGAATTGATCGTGCTGTTCGACCGTCACGATCCGAGCCTGGAAGGCAGTGTCGGTGCCGCACAGTTCCTGCCGTTCTGCACCCCGGCAATCAACTTGTTTCCCAAGCGCCTGGATCGCATCCACTTGTCGGAACGGGTGAATGAACACCATGTGATCGCCGACCGTACCCGGCCGATGGATTTCGAGATTCATTCCCTGACCGCCCTCACCGGCCATGGCACCGGGTCGGAACAGCCTTTTTTGCCGTTCTACGCCGTCCGCGATCCGTCTCGCTACGGCCGCGATCAGGCGTATTACACGGTGCGGCGCGAACCCCGCATGCTCTCCAGCGGCCAGCGGCGCAACGGCCCACGTTCGACTTACATCGGCAGCGAAACCTTCGTCAGTCTGGTGGACAGCCAGCAGGCGCCCTATCGTCACGACCTGCGCCAATTGGGCGTAACGGCGTTGTGCACCAACCGCGACCTGCCCCTGTTCATGAGCGTGGGCAACAACAAGACCGACTTCACCCTGGCCGACAGCGCACCGGTAGCCGCGGTACGCTGCGTGGCCGGCCCGAGCCGCCCACGCGCCAGCCATGCCCACGACGCCAAGGCCTGGCGGTTGATCAGCCAGCTTTCGCTCAATTACTTGTCCCTCAGCGAGCAAGGCCAGGGCGCCGCCGCCCTGCGCGAGCTGCTGCGCCTGTATGGCGACGACAACGATGCAGCCTTGCAATTGCAGATCGAAGGCCTGCGCGAAGTCAGCAGCAAGGCCTGCACCCGACGTTTGCCAATGCCGGGCCCGATCGTGTTTGGCCGCGGTCTGGAGATCACCCTGGAATTCGATGAGAACGCGTTTCGTGGCACGGGCGTCTTTTTGCTCGGTGCAGTGTTCGAGCGCTTCCTGGCACGTTACGTGTCGATCAACAGTTTTACCGAGACGGTGATCCGTACCACCGAGCGCGGCGAGATCATGCGATGGAAAGCCAAACCCGGACGTCGTCCGACCCTGTGAATACCCTGGACGCGATGCACCAGGAGCCCTGGGAATACGACTTCTTCCAGGCATTACGGCGCATCGAGTGCGAATCGCCTGAGCTTCCGCGCCTGGGTCATTCGTTGCGCCTGGCCGATGACCCCTTGCGCCTTGGGCAACAAGCCGATTGCACCTTCGCCCCCTCGACCCTGGCCTCGGTACAGCCGGGCATCGACGGTTCGCCGGCACGTCTGGAACAATTCTTTTTTGGCCTCGGCGGCCCCAACGGCCCGTTGCCGCTGCACCTCACCGAGTATGTGCGTGAACGCCAGCGCAACAACGCCGACAGCACCAGCAAACGCTTTCTGGATGTATTCCACCATCGCCTGCTGAGCCTGTTTTACCGGGCATGGGCCGAAGCGCGACCGACAGTCAGCCATGATCGCCCGGACGATGACTACTGGTCGGCACGTCTGGCAGCGCTGAGCGGTCGAGGCATGCCGAGCCTGCTCAAACAAGGCCTGATACCCGACACGGCGAAGCTGCATTACAGCGGTCATCTGTCGGCACAAACCCGCTATCCCGACGGTTTGAAGGCAATCATCAGCGAGTACTTCGGCCTGCCGGTGGAGATCGAAGAGTACGTCGGCCAATGGCTGGTGCTGCCGGAGCGCAGCCGCGTGGGCGTCAGCGCCCATCAATTGGGCGTGGATTTTTGCCTGGGCCGCTGCGTCTGGGATCGCCAGCACAAATTCCGCATTCGCCTGGGGCCGCTCAAGCTGGACGACTACATGAGCATGTTGCCCGGCAGCCCATCCTTCAATGAGCTGGTGGCCTGGGTGGCCGAATACCTGGGCCATGAACTGGACTGGGATCTGAACCTGGTTCTGAAACAGCCCGAAGTGCCGACGCTGCAACTCAATGGCCGCTTCCGCCTGGGGTTCAATACCTGGGTGGGCAAGCCCGCAAAAGATGCCAAGGACTTAATACTGGCCCGGCATTACGCCGAGCAAGCCAACACCTCACAGATCTCAAGGAGCCAAGAGCATGGGTGAAATCAGTCGCGCCGCGTTGTTCGGCAAACTCAACAGCGTGGCCTACAAAGCCATCGAAGCCGCCACCGTGTTCTGCAAGTTGCGCGGTAACCCTTATGTGGAACTGGCCCACTGGTTTCATCAGTTGCTGCAATTGCAGGATTCGGACCTGCACCGACTCATCCGCCAGTTCAATATCGAGCCGGCGCGCCTGGCCCGGGACCTGACCGACGCCCTGGACCGTTTGCCACGAGGCTCGACGTCAATCACTGACTTGTCTTCCCATGTGGAAGAAGCCGTGGAGCGTGGCTGGGTCTACGGCAGCCTGATGTTCGGCGAAAGCCAGGTGCGTACCGGTTATCTGGTGCTGGGCATCCTCAAGACCCCAAGCCTGCGCCATGGATTACTGGGACTGTCGGCAGAGTTCGACAAGATCAAGGTCGAGGCCCTGAGCGAGCGTTTTGACGAGTACGTCGGCGACTCGCCGGAAAATGCACTCAGCGCCAGCGATGGTTTCAACGCCGGCAGCGTGCCCGGTGAAGCCAGTGGCGCCATGGCCCCAAGTGCCATGGGCAAGCAGGAAGCGCTCAAGCGTTTTACCGTCGACCTCACCGAACAAGCGCGCAGTGGCAAGCTTGACCCGATCGTCGGCCGTGACGAAGAGATCCGCCAATTGGTAGACATCCTCATGCGTCGTCGGCAGAACAACCCGATTCTGACCGGTGAAGCCGGCGTCGGTAAAACCGCCGTGGTCGAAGGTTTTGCCCTGCGCATCGTCGCCGGTGACGTGCCGCCGGCGCTCAAGGATGTGGAACTGCGCAGCCTGGACGTCGGCCTGTTGCAGGCCGGCGCGAGCATGAAAGGTGAATTCGAACAGCGCCTGCGCCAAGTCATCGAAGACGTCCAGGCCTCACCAAAACCGATCATCCTGTTTATCGACGAAGCCCACACCCTGGTAGGTGCCGGTGGCGCCGCCGGCACCGGGGACGCGGCCAACCTGCTCAAGCCGGCCCTGGCCCGGGGTACCCTGCGCACCGTGGCCGCCACGACCTGGGCCGAGTACAAAAAGCATATCGAAAAAGATCCGGCCCTGACCCGCCGCTTTCAGGTGGTGCAAGTCGCCGAACCGTCGGAAGACAAGGCGCTGCTGATGATGCGCGGCGTGGCCTCGACCATGGAAAAACACCATCAGGTGCAGATCCTCGACGAAGCCCTGGAAGCCTCGGTCAAACTGTCCCATCGCTACATCCCCGCGCGCCAGTTGCCGGACAAATCCGTGAGCCTGCTGGACACCGCCTGCGCCCGCGTTGCCATCAGCCTGCACGCCGTGCCGGCCGAAGTGGACGACAGCCGTCGGCGCATCGAGGCGTTGGAAACCGAGCTGCAGATCATCGCCCGCGAGCACGCCATCGGCATCGTCATCGGCGCCCGCCAAACCCAAAGTGAAAACCTGCTGAGTGCCGAACGCGAACGCCTCGCCGAGCTGGAAAGTCGCTGGGCCGAAGAGAAAACCCTGGTAGACGAATTGCTCGCCACCCGCGCCACCCTGCGTGAACGCGTCGGCGTGGTGGACAGCGAGGACGGCAGCGAGACCAGCCACGCCTTGCGCGAAAAGCTGGTGGACCTGCAACAGCGTCTCAGCGCCCTGCAAGGCGAAACCCCGTTGATTCTGCCGACGGTCGATTACCAGGCCGTGGCCTCGGTGGTCGCCGACTGGACCGGGATTCCGGTGGGCCGCATGGCCCGTAACGAACTGGAAACCGTGCTCAACCTCGACCTGCACCTGAAAAAACGCATCATCGGCCAGGACCACGCCTTGCAGATGATCGCCAAACGCATCCAGACCTCCCGCGCCGGCCTCGACAACCCGAGCAAGCCGATCGGGGTATTCATGCTCGCCGGCACCTCCGGCGTGGGCAAGACCGAAACCGCCCTGGCCCTGGCCGAAGCCATGTACGGCGGCGAGCAAAACGTCATCACCATCAACATGAGTGAATTCCAGGAAGCTCACACGGTGTCCACCCTCAAGGGCGCGCCACCGGGCTACATCGGCTATGGCGAAGGCGGCGTGCTGACCGAAGCCGTGCGGCGTAAACCCTACAGCGTGGTACTGCTGGACGAGGTGGAAAAGGCTCACCCGGATGTGCACGAGATCTTCTTCCAGGTCTTCGACAAAGGTGTGATGGAGGACGGCGAAGGCCGGGTGATCGACTTCAAGAACACCTTGATTCTGCTGACCACCAACGCTGGCACCGAGCTGATTGCCCAGGTCTGCAAAGACCCGCAAAACGTGCCGGAGCCCGAAGAAATCGCCAAGGCCCTGCGCCAACCACTGCTGGAGATTTTCCCGCCGGCCTTGCTGGGCCGGCTGGTGACCATTCCGTACTACCCGCTCAGCGACGAGATGCTCAAGGCCATTACCCGCCTGCAGCTCAACCGCATCAAGAAGCGCGTGGAGAACACCCACAAGGTGGCCTTCGATTACGACGACGCGGTGATCGACCTGATCGTCTCCCGTTGCACCGAAACCGAAAGCGGCGGGCGGATGATCGACACCATTCTGACCAA
The Pseudomonas sp. GR 6-02 genome window above contains:
- the tssF gene encoding type VI secretion system baseplate subunit TssF, encoding MNPRLLELYNQELHHVRESAAEFAQEYPKIASRLTLSGMDCADPYVERLLEGFAYLTARVQLKLDAEYPTFTHNLLEIAYPHYLAPTPSMTVVQFQADPDEGSLSSGFPLPRDTVLRAALGRESQTCCEYRSAHAVTLWPLQVSQAEYFGNPSAVLGRLAASAPKAKAGLRLTLRTGAELPFNSLALDNLPLYLNGADEQPFRLYEQLLGNACAVFARQPGGDWVERLPQDALRSVGFDDTDAALPVVSRAFQGYRLLQEYFALPRRFLFVDFTGLSRAVKRCQGQELELIVLFDRHDPSLEGSVGAAQFLPFCTPAINLFPKRLDRIHLSERVNEHHVIADRTRPMDFEIHSLTALTGHGTGSEQPFLPFYAVRDPSRYGRDQAYYTVRREPRMLSSGQRRNGPRSTYIGSETFVSLVDSQQAPYRHDLRQLGVTALCTNRDLPLFMSVGNNKTDFTLADSAPVAAVRCVAGPSRPRASHAHDAKAWRLISQLSLNYLSLSEQGQGAAALRELLRLYGDDNDAALQLQIEGLREVSSKACTRRLPMPGPIVFGRGLEITLEFDENAFRGTGVFLLGAVFERFLARYVSINSFTETVIRTTERGEIMRWKAKPGRRPTL
- the tssG gene encoding type VI secretion system baseplate subunit TssG, with protein sequence MESQTRTSSDPVNTLDAMHQEPWEYDFFQALRRIECESPELPRLGHSLRLADDPLRLGQQADCTFAPSTLASVQPGIDGSPARLEQFFFGLGGPNGPLPLHLTEYVRERQRNNADSTSKRFLDVFHHRLLSLFYRAWAEARPTVSHDRPDDDYWSARLAALSGRGMPSLLKQGLIPDTAKLHYSGHLSAQTRYPDGLKAIISEYFGLPVEIEEYVGQWLVLPERSRVGVSAHQLGVDFCLGRCVWDRQHKFRIRLGPLKLDDYMSMLPGSPSFNELVAWVAEYLGHELDWDLNLVLKQPEVPTLQLNGRFRLGFNTWVGKPAKDAKDLILARHYAEQANTSQISRSQEHG
- the tssH gene encoding type VI secretion system ATPase TssH — translated: MGEISRAALFGKLNSVAYKAIEAATVFCKLRGNPYVELAHWFHQLLQLQDSDLHRLIRQFNIEPARLARDLTDALDRLPRGSTSITDLSSHVEEAVERGWVYGSLMFGESQVRTGYLVLGILKTPSLRHGLLGLSAEFDKIKVEALSERFDEYVGDSPENALSASDGFNAGSVPGEASGAMAPSAMGKQEALKRFTVDLTEQARSGKLDPIVGRDEEIRQLVDILMRRRQNNPILTGEAGVGKTAVVEGFALRIVAGDVPPALKDVELRSLDVGLLQAGASMKGEFEQRLRQVIEDVQASPKPIILFIDEAHTLVGAGGAAGTGDAANLLKPALARGTLRTVAATTWAEYKKHIEKDPALTRRFQVVQVAEPSEDKALLMMRGVASTMEKHHQVQILDEALEASVKLSHRYIPARQLPDKSVSLLDTACARVAISLHAVPAEVDDSRRRIEALETELQIIAREHAIGIVIGARQTQSENLLSAERERLAELESRWAEEKTLVDELLATRATLRERVGVVDSEDGSETSHALREKLVDLQQRLSALQGETPLILPTVDYQAVASVVADWTGIPVGRMARNELETVLNLDLHLKKRIIGQDHALQMIAKRIQTSRAGLDNPSKPIGVFMLAGTSGVGKTETALALAEAMYGGEQNVITINMSEFQEAHTVSTLKGAPPGYIGYGEGGVLTEAVRRKPYSVVLLDEVEKAHPDVHEIFFQVFDKGVMEDGEGRVIDFKNTLILLTTNAGTELIAQVCKDPQNVPEPEEIAKALRQPLLEIFPPALLGRLVTIPYYPLSDEMLKAITRLQLNRIKKRVENTHKVAFDYDDAVIDLIVSRCTETESGGRMIDTILTNSLLPDMSREFLTRMLEGKALAGVRISARDNELHYDFSDAA